One stretch of Halobacillus litoralis DNA includes these proteins:
- a CDS encoding carbohydrate ABC transporter permease, whose product MKKNKEKRNLISIEILGLLLGLIWIAPFYLMIVNAFKTKRDIFSGVLGFPEEAVFSNFVEAFIDLAFLKSLFNSVLITGLSIAIIILFSSMAGYALARNKSKLSGIIFFIFVAAMLIPFQSVMIPLVSIFGQADMLNAGGLIFMYLGFGCSLSIFLYHGAMTGISKSMDEAAIIDGANRFQTFWYIIFPLLKPISVTVAILNVIWIWNDYLLPSLVLSESNATIPLKMFYFFGQYTKQWHLALAGLTIAILPVIIGYFFAQKQIINGVSEGAVK is encoded by the coding sequence ATGAAAAAGAATAAAGAAAAACGGAATTTAATTTCCATTGAAATTCTCGGCCTTCTGCTTGGTCTCATCTGGATTGCGCCTTTCTATTTGATGATTGTCAATGCATTCAAAACAAAGCGGGACATCTTTTCTGGCGTTCTCGGATTCCCTGAAGAAGCCGTATTCTCAAACTTTGTAGAAGCATTCATCGATTTGGCCTTCTTGAAGTCGCTGTTTAACTCTGTTTTGATTACAGGTTTGAGTATCGCTATCATCATCCTGTTCTCTTCTATGGCTGGGTATGCATTAGCAAGGAACAAAAGTAAACTCAGCGGCATCATCTTTTTCATCTTCGTTGCTGCGATGTTGATCCCATTCCAGTCAGTCATGATTCCACTCGTCTCTATTTTCGGGCAAGCGGACATGTTGAACGCTGGTGGATTGATCTTCATGTACCTTGGTTTCGGTTGTAGTTTGTCGATCTTCCTATATCACGGAGCGATGACAGGGATATCGAAATCCATGGATGAAGCGGCCATCATCGATGGAGCGAACCGTTTTCAAACGTTCTGGTACATCATTTTCCCATTGTTAAAGCCGATTTCCGTGACCGTAGCGATCTTGAACGTCATTTGGATCTGGAACGATTACCTACTACCTTCCCTTGTATTGAGTGAATCCAATGCGACGATTCCATTGAAGATGTTCTACTTCTTCGGTCAATATACGAAACAATGGCACTTGGCACTTGCAGGTCTGACGATCGCCATCCTGCCGGTCATCATCGGCTACTTCTTCGCACAAAAACAAATCATCAACGGCGTATCCGAAGGTGCTGTCAAATAA